The following proteins are co-located in the Pseudomonas antarctica genome:
- a CDS encoding ATP-binding protein, with protein sequence MDGFKKRLSESVQLRLSVTLSLAILLVALVASVFTFVSAFDETHEQQDDTLRQVAMLYDRQQMTLHYPQGPAIDGDDEESRVIIQHLGDGRRATGTNDEALPLPFPTDLADGLSTVEVTGENFRVLVHTTARGERIAVAQESDARDKDARESAWRSLLPFLILFPVLLLVVGDLVRKLFRPIGVLAAEIDQRAEQELHPIEEQHLPSEVRPFVVAINRLLARVEQSMDSQRRFVADAAHELRSPMTALALQADRLAATDLSPMSRERFEPLSRGIQRGRTLIDQLLSLAAAQSASERVQTPLSVHAVYRQVLEDLLPLAEHKQIDIGVESTQDVQVMFNAMDLFTLVKNLVDNAIRYTPPGGRIDLSVAVMADTIQLQIKDSGPGISVEEQARVFDPFYRSLGTDEAGSGLGLSIVKAITDRTGAQVQLSFTDAEEQRGLCVSVWLAK encoded by the coding sequence ATGGATGGTTTCAAAAAGCGTTTGAGTGAATCGGTCCAACTGCGGCTGTCGGTCACCCTGTCCCTGGCCATTTTGCTGGTGGCGCTGGTGGCCAGCGTGTTTACCTTTGTCTCGGCCTTCGACGAAACCCACGAACAGCAGGACGACACCTTACGCCAGGTCGCGATGCTGTATGACCGCCAGCAGATGACCCTGCACTACCCACAAGGCCCGGCCATTGATGGCGATGACGAGGAATCCCGGGTGATCATTCAACACCTGGGTGACGGCCGGCGCGCCACGGGCACCAACGATGAAGCCTTGCCCTTGCCCTTCCCCACAGACCTCGCTGACGGGCTGTCCACCGTTGAGGTGACCGGTGAAAACTTTCGCGTGCTGGTGCACACCACGGCACGTGGCGAACGCATTGCCGTGGCCCAGGAATCCGATGCCCGCGACAAGGACGCCCGCGAAAGCGCCTGGCGCAGTTTGTTGCCGTTCCTGATCTTGTTTCCGGTGCTGCTGTTGGTGGTTGGCGATCTGGTGCGCAAGTTGTTTCGCCCGATTGGTGTGCTCGCCGCCGAGATCGACCAGCGCGCCGAGCAGGAACTGCACCCCATTGAAGAACAACACCTGCCCAGCGAGGTGCGCCCGTTTGTGGTGGCGATCAATCGTTTGCTGGCCCGCGTTGAGCAGTCGATGGACAGCCAGCGGCGCTTTGTCGCCGATGCCGCTCACGAACTGCGCTCGCCGATGACCGCCCTGGCCCTGCAAGCCGACCGGCTGGCCGCCACTGACCTGTCGCCCATGAGCCGGGAGCGTTTTGAGCCGCTGTCACGCGGCATTCAACGCGGCCGCACATTGATCGATCAACTGCTGAGCCTGGCGGCGGCGCAGTCGGCGTCGGAGCGCGTACAAACGCCGCTGTCGGTGCATGCCGTGTATCGCCAGGTGCTGGAAGACCTATTGCCGTTGGCCGAGCACAAACAGATCGATATCGGTGTTGAAAGCACTCAGGACGTGCAGGTGATGTTCAACGCGATGGACCTGTTCACGCTGGTGAAAAACCTGGTGGATAACGCCATTCGCTACACCCCGCCGGGTGGGCGTATTGACCTGTCGGTGGCGGTGATGGCTGACACCATTCAACTGCAAATCAAAGACTCGGGGCCCGGTATTTCAGTCGAGGAACAGGCGCGGGTGTTTGACCCGTTCTATCGCAGCCTGGGCACCGACGAGGCCGGTTCCGGCTTGGGTTTATCGATCGTCAAGGCGATCACCGATCGCACCGGGGCGCAGGTGCAACTGTCATTTACCGACGCTGAGGAGCAGCGCGGGTTGTGTGTCAGCGTGTGGCTTGCGAAATAG
- a CDS encoding response regulator transcription factor encodes MRILLVEDDPMIGDAIQRALSDASYAADWVKNGLTGLAALDTQPYDLVLLDLGLPGKDGLDVLDSIRGRNNPVPLLIITARDSLDDRLRGLDSGADDYLLKPFDISELLARIRAVLRRKGGNALPFLDNGSVSLDLLTKQASTDAHRNVALSSREFALLQALLIRPGAILSRSELEDRLYGWGNEVESNAIEFLIHALRRKLGSHVIKNVRGMGWMVSKSV; translated from the coding sequence ATGCGGATACTGCTGGTCGAAGACGACCCGATGATTGGCGATGCCATCCAACGCGCGCTCAGCGATGCGAGCTATGCCGCCGACTGGGTCAAGAACGGCCTCACCGGCCTCGCCGCACTCGACACCCAACCTTACGACCTGGTGCTGCTGGACCTGGGCCTGCCCGGCAAGGACGGCCTCGATGTGCTGGACAGCATCCGTGGGCGCAACAACCCAGTGCCGCTGCTGATCATTACCGCCCGTGACAGTCTCGATGACCGCCTGCGCGGCCTCGACAGTGGCGCCGATGACTATCTGCTCAAACCGTTCGACATCTCGGAATTGCTCGCGCGTATCCGTGCGGTGTTGCGCCGCAAAGGCGGGAACGCTCTGCCGTTTCTGGACAATGGCAGCGTGTCGCTGGACCTGCTCACCAAGCAAGCCAGCACCGACGCGCATCGCAACGTCGCCCTTTCCAGTCGCGAATTTGCGCTGCTGCAAGCCCTGCTGATTCGCCCAGGAGCAATCCTCTCGCGCAGTGAGTTGGAAGACCGTCTGTATGGCTGGGGCAATGAGGTCGAAAGCAACGCCATCGAATTCCTGATTCACGCCTTGCGGCGCAAGTTGGGCAGTCATGTCATCAAGAATGTCAGGGGCATGGGATGGATGGTTTCAAAAAGCGTTTGA